GATGCGTTCTCCGGCACCGGCGAACAGCACGTCATGCTCCCCGACGATGTCACCACCGCGAATCGCGGTGAAGCCGATATCACCGCGTTTACGCGCACCGGTAATACCGTCGCGGCCCCGGTCCGAGACATCCGCGAGTTTCACACCGCGCCCTTCGGCGGCGGCTTCGCCCAGCATCAGCGCAGTGCCGGAAGGCGCGTCGACCTTGTGGTGATGGTGCGCCTCGATCACCTCGATATCGAAATCCTCATCCAGCGCAGCGGCGACCTTCTTGGTCAGCTGCACTAGAAGGTTCACGCCCAGGGACATATTGCCCGCACGTACGATCACCGCGTGACGCGCGGCGGGCGCCAGCTGGGCGATCTGTTCATCCGTCATGCCGGTGGTGCCGATCACATGCACGGCGCGGGCCTGTGCAGCGAGGGCCGCAAATTCCAACGTGGCCTCAGGCGCGGTGAAATCGATCACCGCCTGCGCCTTGGAAAAAGCCTCAAGCGCGTCATCGGTGACGGTGACACCCAAAGGTACGCCGCCCATCGCCTCACCCACGTCGCGGCCGACCCAGTCGTGGCCGCCGCGCTCCACCGCGCCCACAAGGGTCGCCTTGTCGCTGTCCAGAACCGTCTTGATCAGCATCTGCCCCATACGCCCGGATGCTCCGGTAATCACGATCCCCGGTTTATGAGTCATTGGCCCGATCCTTTTCGCTGGCTGGCGCTTCGTTCTTTTGCTGGTTTTGTCCTACCGTCTTGCGCACGTCTTGGCAAAGGGCAGCTTTCGGCATAGATCGAAGATATGGCAAAGAACAAATTCCACGATGGCCCCGGCCCCTCTCAACGTCAGCTGCGCGTCGGCGAACTGATCCGCCGCACCCTGTCCGAGGTGCTGGCGCGCGGTGATGTGCATGACCCCGAACTCAACCGCATGTCGATCACGGTGGGCGAGGTGCGCATTTCACCCGACCTGAAGATCGCCACCGCCTATGTGCTGCCGCTCGGTGGCAAGGGGCAGGACGAGGTGCTGAAGCTGCTGGCCCGCAACAAGGGTGAGCTGCGCCGCATGGCGGGCAAGAAGCTCGGCCTCAAATACGCCCCGGATCTGCGGTTCCAGCTGGATCAGACCTTTGATCAGATGGATGACACCCGCCGGATGTTGAACCAGGACGCGGTGCGCCGCGATATCGACGATTGATCCTGCGGGCGGCAGTTGCGCTTGCCGCCTTTTGCCTGGGGTTGTCGGCCTCTGTCGCCGCAGCCGTCGAATGCCGTGACACCTCTTACGATGGCAGCCGCTACACAATCTGCGAAGTCGACGCGGGCAAGGAAGAGTTGCGGCTGTTCCTGCGGAACGCAGAGGGGAAACCCTACGGCCATTTTGCCGCCATCGATGCCGACCTCGGCAAAGAGGGCAAATCCCTCTCCTTTGCCACCAACGCCGGAATGTATCACGCCGACCGCTCTCCGGTGGGCCTCTATGTCGAGGATGGCCAGCAGGAAATGCGGCTTGTCCCCAATGCGGGCCCCGGCAATTTCGGCCTGCTACCCAATGGTGTCTTCTGCATCAATGAGACCCGCGCCGATGTGATCGAAACGCTGAAATTTCGCGACAGCGGCGCCAGCTGCCGCGATGCCACCCAGTCGGGGCCGATGCTGGTGATCGACGGGGAGCTGCACCCGCGCTTCCTGCCGGATTCGACCTCCTACTACGTGCGCAACGGTGTCGGCACCTCGGCAGACGGGCAGCGCGCGGTCTTTGTCATCTCGCGCAATGCGGTGACGTTTCACCAATTCGGCAGCCTATTCCGCGACTACCTGAAGCTGCCCAATGCGCTGTACTTTGACGGCAATATTTCGCGCCTGCACGCGCCCCAGATGGGCCGGTCGGATGCCGGTTTCTCGATGGGGCCGGTGGTGGGCGTCGTCGAATAGCCGCCGTGCAGCCCGCCTGAGCATAGACGGGGCATAGAAATGGCGCCACAACAGACCCGGCACAATTGACAGGCTGTTCTGGCTGCGCTACCCCGCGCGCCTCTTTCAGCATCATCGAGGAACAGGCATGGCACGCAAACGCAAGGGGCGCGATATTTCCGGCTGGCTGGTGGTGGACAAGCCCGCAGGGCTGACCTCGACCGCTGTCGTGAACAAGGTGCGCTGGGCGCTTGAGGCCAAGAAGGCCGGCCATGCGGGCACGCTCGACCCCGAGGCGACGGGTGTTCTGGCCGTGGCCCTGGGTGAGGCAACCAAGACGGTTCCCTATATCACCGACGCGCTGAAGGCCTATACCTTTACCGTGCGGCTGGGACAGGCGACCAATACCGACGATGCCGAGGGCGAGGTGATCGCGACAAGCGACGCGCGCCCTTCCGACGAGGAAATCAAGGCCGCGCTGGGTCAATTCATCGGTGAGATCATGCAGGTGCCGCCGAAATTCTCGGCTGTGAAGATCGACGGGCAGCGTGCCTATAAACTTGCCCGCGATGGCGACGAGGATTTCGAGATCGCCGCCCGCCCCCTGTGGGTCGAGGAACTGGTGCTGGTGGACCGCCCCGATCCCGATCATGTGGTGCTGGAAATGACCTGCGGTAAGGGGGGCTATGTACGCTCCATCGCGCGCGATCTGGGCGCCGCGCTTGGCTGTCATGGCCATGTGAAGGAGTTGCGCCGCATCTGGTCCGGACCCTTCGATGCTGCCGATGGGCTGTCGCTGGAAGAGATCGAACGGATGCAGCGCACGCCGGAACTCGACACCCATCTGCGCCCGCTGGAGGAAGGTCTGGCTGACCTCCCCGAGCTGAAATGCACGCCCGAAGGTGCCACACGCCTACGCAACGGCAACCCGGGCATGGTGCTGGCCTCGGATGTGGAGTACGGCGACGAGGCCTGGGCCTCGATTGACGGAAAGGCCGTCGCCGTCGGCATCTACAAGGCGGGTGAGCTGCACCCGAGCCGCGTCTTCAACCAGTAACGCCCGCGCTTGCCCCTCTGGGGGCAGCGTGGCATCCCTGCCCCATGATCACCCGCAGCCATACCAAGGGCGATGCACCCTCCACCGCCGTCTATTCGGATTGCGAGACCTATCGCTACAGCCTGACCCGGATCTGGGATCCGGATGGGCAAAAGGTGATGTTCGTGATGCTGAACCCTTCGACTGCGACCGAGGTGCAGAACGATCCGACCATCGAACGCTGCGAAAGACGAGCGCGCACGTTGGGGTTTGGCGGCTTCCGGGCCACCAATATCTTTGCCATCCGCGCCACTGACCCGCGGGTGATGCGCGCCGCCAAGGATCCCGAGGGGCCGGAGAATGAGGCCGCGATCCTGTCCGGCGCAGAGTGGGCCGATCAGATCATCTGCGCCTGGGGCACCCATGGCGCCCACCGCGATCAAGGTCCCCGCATTG
This genomic stretch from Phaeobacter gallaeciensis harbors:
- the rbfA gene encoding 30S ribosome-binding factor RbfA, which translates into the protein MAKNKFHDGPGPSQRQLRVGELIRRTLSEVLARGDVHDPELNRMSITVGEVRISPDLKIATAYVLPLGGKGQDEVLKLLARNKGELRRMAGKKLGLKYAPDLRFQLDQTFDQMDDTRRMLNQDAVRRDIDD
- the truB gene encoding tRNA pseudouridine(55) synthase TruB, yielding MARKRKGRDISGWLVVDKPAGLTSTAVVNKVRWALEAKKAGHAGTLDPEATGVLAVALGEATKTVPYITDALKAYTFTVRLGQATNTDDAEGEVIATSDARPSDEEIKAALGQFIGEIMQVPPKFSAVKIDGQRAYKLARDGDEDFEIAARPLWVEELVLVDRPDPDHVVLEMTCGKGGYVRSIARDLGAALGCHGHVKELRRIWSGPFDAADGLSLEEIERMQRTPELDTHLRPLEEGLADLPELKCTPEGATRLRNGNPGMVLASDVEYGDEAWASIDGKAVAVGIYKAGELHPSRVFNQ
- a CDS encoding DUF1643 domain-containing protein, which codes for MITRSHTKGDAPSTAVYSDCETYRYSLTRIWDPDGQKVMFVMLNPSTATEVQNDPTIERCERRARTLGFGGFRATNIFAIRATDPRVMRAAKDPEGPENEAAILSGAEWADQIICAWGTHGAHRDQGPRIENALRATGQPLFHLGLSKHGHPKHPLYIAYSQQPQPWA
- the dapB gene encoding 4-hydroxy-tetrahydrodipicolinate reductase; translation: MTHKPGIVITGASGRMGQMLIKTVLDSDKATLVGAVERGGHDWVGRDVGEAMGGVPLGVTVTDDALEAFSKAQAVIDFTAPEATLEFAALAAQARAVHVIGTTGMTDEQIAQLAPAARHAVIVRAGNMSLGVNLLVQLTKKVAAALDEDFDIEVIEAHHHHKVDAPSGTALMLGEAAAEGRGVKLADVSDRGRDGITGARKRGDIGFTAIRGGDIVGEHDVLFAGAGERIVLRHMATDRALFARGALKAALWGQDKSPGEYDMIDVLGL
- a CDS encoding phosphodiester glycosidase family protein; this encodes MILRAAVALAAFCLGLSASVAAAVECRDTSYDGSRYTICEVDAGKEELRLFLRNAEGKPYGHFAAIDADLGKEGKSLSFATNAGMYHADRSPVGLYVEDGQQEMRLVPNAGPGNFGLLPNGVFCINETRADVIETLKFRDSGASCRDATQSGPMLVIDGELHPRFLPDSTSYYVRNGVGTSADGQRAVFVISRNAVTFHQFGSLFRDYLKLPNALYFDGNISRLHAPQMGRSDAGFSMGPVVGVVE